tttttttgtgtgtgtttgtgcAATAACCTTCAGTTGATTGTAATTTATATTGAAAGTACATTATAGTCTTTCATATGATATTAGAGTGTaagaaagtttgaaaatatatCTCAGTTAAAAAATGATCTGGTATATAATAGATGAATTAAAGAGTGACCAAAGTTGATTGGTTCAAGCTTAAAACTTCTATACTATAAAGTCTATAATACAACTTTACGTggccaaaaaacaaataatgaacCAAAGAGAGAGTATCTTGAAAGGATATACTCAAAGAATTAAAGAAGTCAAAAAGCAAATTTGAATACTTTCTCCGACAAGAGATGCTCATAAGAGTCAAGGTGAGTAGGTAATTGTTATGGCAGAAAACACGTGGAAGCAACGACACGTCATACATAATATTGaagattaacaaaaagttaaattaaatcaacatcaatccaagaaacaaaaatgtatgGACTTGCAAAATCAGTTATACAATGAGGTGAATCCAGCCTCGCAGAAGTCCATGTTCAAGTCCAGTTTTGCACCAATATAGTATATTGGTTTCATGGACGTAAGAGTCTTGTCAAATGAATCCAGCCGCGCATCAGTCCATGTTCAAGTCCAGTTTTGCACCAGTAAATTGGTTTCACGAACGTGAGAGTCTTGTTAAATGAATCTAGCCTCGCTTCAGTCCATGTTCAAGTTCAGTTTTGCATCAAGATATTGATTTCATGAACGTAAGAGTCTTGTCATGGAACTCCTAACAATAAATAGATTGACCcatatcatttttatattacgTTCTCGGTTACATCACACTTTTAATGTTGGATTCCTGATACGCCTGCTCAAGAGGAGGggttttcaattatatttcaATTGAACCTCATtctaaaactagcaataaACCCAACTTGGTATTGAAACTTAAATTTTGGGATGTTACGTTGGACATTTTTCCGAAAACTAATTTTCGGCAAATTTGTCACTCGAAACTACATTGAGAACGTTGGATTCATCTAATCTACAAGCACTATCTTTGTAGTTTGTAGATTGTAGTGTATACTCAAACGTAAAATTTGAGGTTTGTTTCTGAGTGAGAAATGGATATCCAAAGTTGGGTATATGAAATACACAAAATGGATAAAGTGGTTTTTGTACATATTGGAAGTTGGAGAAAAAAATCTGCTAGTATATAAGGTGAAGGTTTCATGTCCAAGGCTTGTGgccttctttattttttttttgctttttcttttttcaaaaggCTTGTGGCCTTGTGTCACCATATTTGTGTAAGTAGGGGAAGGAGCTAATTCTCTTGATGCTTGGACGGGTGGGTTAGGTTGGGTCATTAGATGGGCTTGGGactaaattttctttacttAGATTCATTTTGTATTTGCTTCTCTCAATCTgaactttttatatttaacttCTCAATCCTTATGGAGAGCTTCTTGACTGCACTCTCCGGTAGCCTTTCTTAACCATCCTCTCCGGTTTAGGAGccatgtttttaattttcttggcCATGAACAATATGCCTCATTGTGTTTAGGTAGTGTGAGAAAATTGGAGCTTATGTGAACAAAACTTCTTATTATTTCAGTGGTATTCCCTATTGgactacttttgtttttttcatctttccACTTACACTTTAATGGGAATGGGCTATGGGCTGATTTAGTCTCATGTTCAACACTACAAGCCCTAATCCTAATTCTTGTTATGAAATTCACCAAAATATTTGGACCAAAGAGCTGATCAAACCAAGTTTGTATCTGTTTCTAATCCTTTACTCGGTTCTAGGGAAATCGagttaatatttgtttctatttatttgGGAAACTTTTCAGGCAATCAAGTCTAGGGAGAGAATTCTTGTTGataaattttggataaatGACTCATTGATTAATTGAAGAATAAGTACAAACTATGGGTTAACATTAGTTGCATTTTTAGTGAATTTGTTCAAGAAACATCAACgactttttctcaattttcacTCTTGAAGAAATGGtcctcaaacaaaaaaaaatgaccaaaGAGAGaagtcatatttttaaaagagtcTACGGCTTCTGAGAACTATGGACAACGAAATTTGACTTATTCGCATATTACAGtcctaaaaatataaaaaaaatcctagatgattatataataaacttACAGTGAATAACATGAAAAGACCAAATCAAACGCCGCtaactcttttgtttaaatatgGGATGTTCTCGGGTTCAGTTTGAGCGATCGCATTGGATAATCCGACTTCACCAACGTAACCGAGTCGGTTCTTCCTTTCCTCCATTATCCCTTTGGTAGATTTGTAGTAGGTACCATACAATATTAACTGTACTAGTCCAAAAACACACCCAATCCCATTTGGTATAGCCAGGAATGGATCAAAAGGCACAAAGCCATAAATTGTCCAAACACCTGCGTTTAGAAAACCAACTACCGATAACAAAAACGGCATGAACTccaaactttttgtttttattaccATTTTCATGACAGACAATGGAGAAGCATACATCATAGCGTTGAAAACGCAAGATACAATCCCAACGCTTATCGTCCGTTGATCGGTAGTGTGTTCGAGAGTTAAGACCAAAACCGCAAGGGTAGCCACAAACACAACTTGAACGGTTAAAACAGCGGATATTACCAACCGATGTTGTTGACGAccacaaaatacaaaaaagattGTAAGGAAAACGATTTCGATCGTGATTCCTATACCGCTTATTGTAACGAGCAAGGTGCTATCAGGATGAACCATAGGAAGTCCATAAAGAGCACGAACCAAACAGTTTAGGAGAGTCGCTAAATATGGCAATGGTGAGTATTTTTCCACTGACTTCTTTTTCACTATGTGTATAAACGTTGGCGTTGGCGATAGAAACAAACATAGAGAGATGAAGTTTCCTAATATACCAACAATCTTCCGAATAAGATTCAACTGTTCATGCACCATATTGTTATGATGAAGGGTAGTTATcttgaaagaaatataaaaagacaaaatagaagaagaaggcaaaaAGCAAATTTGAGTAAGATTGCTCGATAGAGTCATGGTGAGTAGTTCATTTTCATAGCGGACAACACGTGGAAACATTTTCCACGGGAGGAACAACACATGGATATATCAGAAGAAgttaaacacacacacaaaaaaagtcCAAACACATCGATCCACtaccaagaacaaaaaacgttGGACAATGGATATGAAAAATTTGGGTTGCGTAAAATATCTATAATATTCAATTTAATAGTATGCTTAGGGATAtcaaaatgggtaacccaactcaacttaactcataatcaaatgagtttaaatgagttgggtcaacccataactcatttaatttaatgggctgagttgttaaatggattaacccatttaagtaataatttaattaattattattataaaataataataaataattatcattattaattcattatcatcaaacttaggatatttacggattccactttttattggtttacgtttttggcgggaaaatcacgggtttacgtttttggcggaaaaattataggtttacgtttttggcggaaaaattataggtttacgtttttggcgggaaaattaccgctttacgtttttggcgggaaaattacggatttacgtttttgacgggaaattcacgggtttacgtttttggcgggaaaatcacggattta
This sequence is a window from Arabidopsis thaliana chromosome 1 sequence. Protein-coding genes within it:
- the SWEET6 gene encoding Nodulin MtN3 family protein (Nodulin MtN3 family protein; INVOLVED IN: biological_process unknown; LOCATED IN: chloroplast, membrane; EXPRESSED IN: sperm cell; CONTAINS InterPro DOMAIN/s: MtN3/saliva-related transmembrane protein, conserved region (InterPro:IPR018169), RAG1-activating protein 1 homologue (InterPro:IPR018179), RAG1-activating protein-1-related (InterPro:IPR004316); BEST Arabidopsis thaliana protein match is: Nodulin MtN3 family protein (TAIR:AT4G10850.1); Has 928 Blast hits to 913 proteins in 112 species: Archae - 0; Bacteria - 0; Metazoa - 168; Fungi - 0; Plants - 632; Viruses - 0; Other Eukaryotes - 128 (source: NCBI BLink).) — encoded protein: MVHEQLNLIRKIVGILGNFISLCLFLSPTPTFIHIVKKKSVEKYSPLPYLATLLNCLVRALYGLPMVHPDSTLLVTISGIGITIEIVFLTIFFVFCGRQQHRLVISAVLTVQVVFVATLAVLVLTLEHTTDQRTISVGIVSCVFNAMMYASPLSVMKMVIKTKSLEFMPFLLSVVGFLNAGVWTIYGFVPFDPFLAIPNGIGCVFGLVQLILYGTYYKSTKGIMEERKNRLGYVGEVGLSNAIAQTEPENIPYLNKRVSGV